The following coding sequences lie in one Spirosoma sp. KUDC1026 genomic window:
- a CDS encoding Nif3-like dinuclear metal center hexameric protein, with translation MHNDSGRRQFLTTLTKAAGVSLLIDTPFMSQASPGHAAPMTVGQVMDLILKKIPDAPFPKTVDTLKSGSASQTVTGIITTMFTTMDVIEKAIAAKANFIIAHEPTFYNHADETDWLKNDAVFQKKQALLDKHNIAVWRFHDYWHAHQPDGIYTGMLSALSWEKYVDKNDPRLLIMPATPLHQIITHAKQKLGIKQVRIVGDRNQSCQRVLLMPGASGGRNQIAAIERTKPDVILCGEVSEWETPEYVRDARQQGAKLSLVVLGHVLSEAAGMEWLVSWLKPQLPGMPISYVPSENPFSYE, from the coding sequence ATGCACAATGATTCCGGAAGACGGCAGTTTTTAACTACCCTAACCAAAGCGGCAGGCGTTTCTTTACTGATCGACACCCCATTTATGAGCCAGGCCTCTCCCGGCCACGCGGCCCCCATGACCGTAGGGCAGGTGATGGACCTGATTTTAAAGAAAATTCCTGACGCACCCTTTCCAAAAACGGTCGATACGCTGAAATCGGGCTCGGCCTCGCAAACCGTGACGGGCATTATTACGACCATGTTTACAACCATGGACGTAATTGAAAAAGCCATTGCCGCTAAAGCGAACTTTATCATCGCGCACGAACCCACATTCTACAACCACGCTGATGAAACGGACTGGCTGAAAAATGACGCTGTATTTCAGAAGAAACAGGCTCTGCTAGATAAGCACAACATTGCCGTCTGGCGTTTCCACGATTACTGGCACGCGCACCAACCCGATGGGATATATACCGGCATGCTATCGGCGCTGAGTTGGGAGAAGTACGTTGACAAAAATGACCCACGGCTGCTCATTATGCCCGCTACGCCCCTGCATCAAATCATTACTCACGCCAAGCAGAAGCTGGGCATCAAACAGGTACGTATCGTCGGCGACCGGAATCAGTCCTGCCAGCGGGTGCTGCTGATGCCGGGGGCCTCAGGCGGACGCAACCAGATTGCGGCAATTGAACGCACGAAACCGGATGTGATTCTTTGCGGGGAGGTCAGTGAGTGGGAAACGCCCGAATACGTCCGCGATGCGCGCCAGCAGGGAGCGAAGTTGTCGCTGGTGGTGCTGGGGCACGTCCTGAGCGAAGCGGCTGGTATGGAATGGCTCGTTTCCTGGCTCAAACCCCAGCTGCCGGGAATGCCCATCAGCTACGTGCCGTCGGAGAATCCGTTCAGTTATGAGTGA